GATCACATaatggaaaaattatataaaaaaaatgacataaaCAGAGAAGCCATGCTTTTAGATGAGGAGATGGACCCGGATGAACCTAAGGTTGAAGAAGTTTTCCAAAATCAAAAGGATGACACCCGAAAATGTGATGACTCTCCAAACATCACCATTACTGAAATAACCAATGATGATAATACTATAGAACAATCTACAACTATTCCTATCGAGACATCACCAAGCCCGAGTCCTCGTGATACTGAAcggaaacaaaaaaaagcgGACTCCAGTGATATCGAATGGTCTAGACCCAAcaggtaatatattatttttttatttaatccataaCGGTTTTCTTTTTCTTGAAGTGTGTGAGAGTATGTGTTATTCTGTCATGCGTAATAATGGCATAACATTTTAGTTACAACTGCAAAGCGAACGCGCTAGCTTATAATATAGTCTGATAAATATAGCCCTGACCGGTACGTCTTCCTGTACATTGGGTAAGCTCTTTAAAATTGTCATCAGTGATCAGTGCTCGCGGTTGCTTTCGCGCTAGTGAATAGTTCATTTACTGGCGGGCTTTTGTAACAGATTATCATAATGACTTATTGTccgtaaaatataataaattcctCAACCGATAACTCGAAAATAAACATGTCGCGGATGTAAGGCCATTTCAATTGGACGATAGTTATGAGTAAGCTCCGTCGATGGACATCCGAAGGTGGGACTCCAATAGAAAAACCTGTTCGACCAACGAGGGAAGGAAGTGTACAATTATATACACCGGAAGTACGGTGTGCATGTCAATTTTTTCAATGTGATTCGTTATTGCCGGAAAGAGTAAATCCAATCGGCACTAGACCAACATCGCGAGCTAGCAATTTTATTCCAAGTGTGAGGTAAGTCACACTATTATAAACACATGTTTAAAGGAAATACATACAATTGTTCGTGTTTTAAGACAAACTACAACTTGCAAAATTCTGAAACCACTTAATCGTAATTCGCCCGGCGACTGCTGCGGCTAAAACGAGCGCCAACCGTTGGCCTAATTGTAAATCGTGAAACATGTCTgagtgtatttaaatttaaactcaaACTTCTGCGATTTAGtcgattaattttataatttactacaatatactcgtatatattatagtattagcatggcgaataaaaatatatctttataatgtagcgaaagttttttatttactcatatattttaattattatcaagacGTGCATATTcccagtaattaaaataattttctttttttagtgaTCACGAATATGAAATAATTGAAAAGCCGCCTcctaatataatttatacttcACCAAGTCTAGATGAAAAACCAGTCATGGTTAAAACTGAAGACGAGCTATCTAGTACAACCTCGTTGGAGCgaaaatatttacaacataCTTCTGATGAAGATGACCACATTGAAGATGATGAGAAAGTTAATACAAACGAAGAAAAAAATGAGAGTTTGATAAATGCTGAAGCTTTACAGAAAGACATTGAAGACCGGTTTTTTGTAAATACACCTTCAAGTGCATCGAGAACTGAATGTGAAGTTAGTACGAGTCAAGTTGAGGATTCTTCTGCATTAGAAAACTTGCCTTTAAAACGAAGTAGTCGGAACAAAAATTCTGATGTTACAGAGAACAAAATACAACAACGTATTAAAGAAGGAACAGGCaaattaaaatcacaagctGGGAAATTAAAAgctaaattacataatataagaaataagCAATTTAGCTTACCAGAGAGGCCTAAGTTTAAAATGCCAGATCGACCAAAACTCTCCTTGCCAGACAGACGAAAATTCAGTTTGCCAGAGAgacctaaatttaaaaaaatcaatatatcTGAAAAGTTATCGTTTGGTGAccgaaaaaaatttagttttccaGATCGACCTAAGTTTAATGTTGGTGAATTTCCTAAATTTAAAATGCCTGAACGGCCAAAAATAAGTTTTGCTAGTCTTGGTAGAAAAAAGGAGCAGAGAATTGATAGCAATATGTCAGGATCAACATCAGACTTACAAAATGTTGCCTCCGTAGAATTTGAAGCTAAAACGTATCCAAGATTATTTAGTAGGAAGAAAAAACCTCCATTAACAAAAACCTCTTCTTCTCCAACATTAAACAGAGAAGATACACCACCTCCAATATTCACATTTACGAGGATGAAAAAAAGTAATCAAGATGAACTTTCATCGTATATACCAGATACATCAGAACAACCACGAGAGTACGGTATTGTTGATAATGACGCCAACTATGGTACTGAAACTGAAGGAAGAAAGCAGTTTAGTACCACGTATGATTTTGATAAATTGGACCAAGAATACGTAGATGATGAGCAAAATCCACAAAACCTAAATGACAATACTAGCTCTACTCTAGATGTATCACCGTCTAATCAAGAATATACTCATATAAACGAATTAAATAATGACGAATTTTTTGTACGACCGAGAGGAATTTCTCGCGAAAATATTCAAGTTCGAGAATACTTAAGCGATGAAATACGACAAGCATTTAATATTCCCAAAAATGTTCTCGCTGTAATGGGAAGCTCTgagggaataaaaaatatttatgctaaCGAACCAGAACCAGAAGTGGATTCGGAACTTATGATTGATGATAGTGAGGCTATGAGGTATTCAACCGAGGATATAAATGAAAGAGATGATGGATATTACACATTCCCACCTGTTAGACCTTCAAGAGCCAAacgaaagaaaaaagaaactgagtcaattaaatacatagatgaCAGTGTGAATGCCAGCATGCAATTTAGTGAGATAGACTTAGGACTTTCAGAGGATCAGCTAGATAACAAGAAATTAAATGGTGATGCTGCTGATAGAGAAATCGACTTTCATAGTTCAGCCAATGAATTTGACTTAAAACCAACTACAGATCTACAATCTATACATGAATATGCAAATGATGATGTTATAGAATATCCGGATAGTCTCACGATCCAGTCAAAAACTCTTCCTATGCCACCAAAAAGGAAGAAAAAGACTATAAAAAAGGACCATAAACATTCGTCGTTAAATAGCTTTACTGTACCAGATATGTGGCAATCATCCAAGAACCAGAACGAAGatgtaagtaaaaatattattattttaaacaaattaagctACTATTTGatgttaactaaaaaaaaatattaaaatgaggtaatatagtagtaaaataataataataatctgtgcagtgaacaataatatattgaataggTTTACCATCGGATGTtgtgataaattattatttggacaTAACATCAATATttggtaaaaatatataaaaaaatttgaaagatTGCAGAATTTCACAATCTATATTGTTGTAAACCAATatagagaaaaataaatgtactcgAAAATGCACCaacgatttaaaataatgcacaTTGTTACACCGGTGGATTTCTTTCATCTCGAAtgataatggtgccaattctgttaagcatttaattctttaaattaaatagacaGGTCTTAAAGTTAAGTTACGAAACTAAATTGccaaaatttttaatatgctTTTTGTGGAAAAACAGCAATATCTCTTGATGTTAAATctaattttctttcaaaatatttgtatacCAGAATTATTAGCACCATACCATCAAACCTTAGGTGGGAAACTAATGTAATGTGACTAAGTGAATCAAAGAGTGAATTttcttctttaataatattacgcAAAAGACGCCTAaagtaaattatacataaaactgagcgtttatttttttgtacggTGGGTAACTATTGCCCTTTTTAAATACGTAACTGaattttcgtattatttaatgaaacattAAATGTCCTCATAATATTAGAGTGGAGTTAAATTCAGTGTGGGCAATTGGTACTGGCAGATGTCCAATGCATAGATAAACTTTTGGACGAAACgtaaattgtatttatagaCGCCTGCCGTCATTTGATTGTTGACCTAGTTCAAAAGTAAAGCTAAATATTCCAGAGAATAAGGTcagctttaatattatattgagaTGATTTTGCACAGGCAAACGAACTTAGTAAACCACTAATCGTATTTCAGTTTACTCGTAAacatactttattatattacctaaatatgaaaaataattggAAAACTACTACTTATCGTGCAGTAGCTGTTGCGTGTGATCCGTTCTCGGGGGTTTTTTTTTCGGAATAAaagtacaaaatgtaaattagtgatgtgtcaaatttcattttttttattccgaaaaatAAACTCCTAAGTTCTTTTCATCAGAGTGGTCAAAACGAACGTTAATAAGACACACATTTTCGCAATTATAATGATATAAGtattgttaaattattacaTTTCATTTACAGATCATCGTATATAGAACCGAACACGAATACATTGTTCCTCATTCTTATAAGTCAGCAGCTGAACAAAGCCCTTTGGCTCCAAGACGAAATCGATCCAGAAGCTCTCGGACGACGTCTGTATGTGATGATGATCGAACTTCACATGGAGCTGAATCTTTAATTCTTGATACTCAAATACCTGTCACTGAGGATATGAAATTAGAAGCAAGTACACGACAAGAAAGTCCTGGCTATGCTACGGTTGATAAAAGTTACATATCGGGTAAAATAACTAGACGATCAAAAAGTAAAACACCACCAGTTAGACGCAAAAGTAACAGTTCTGAACGTAAATATTACACAGTGTCGGGTATTAAGTCTGCTCTACCAAATCGGCCGCCGAGAAAGAAATCATCGACTAGCCTTATGactttaaatagttttagaaAAGATTCCTTTAACGGAAATGTTACGCAGTACGATGAAATAGGTGAACCTCAGTTCGAAGAAGTACACAAAGACCTTCAATCAGGAGAAGTTGTGAGCAAAATGAAAGATCGACCTTTACCTCCTCCACCACGTCCACCAAGAGGACCGAGACGAAAAAAATCAGATGACATAATAGAACATTACAAATCTAAATCAGAGACACAATTGCAAACTTCCCCTAGATTCAGTACAGACGAAACTGAAGATGTGGTTGAAATTGAAGTTTCGACCCAAACAGACCCTTTACCAGATGACATTGAATTTGATTTAGGACTTGATGATAATCTAGATGTATCTATGACTAGCTCATTAAGAGACATTATCGATGAAGAATCCATACTGGGTAAAGTTTGTGATAAACGTGTCCAGCCACGTCGTCCTTCCCGTTCTGTTTCAAGGTCGGAAAAGTCTCTGAAATTGTCAGATCCTAAAATGTCTGATTATTCTAAACAAAACCTTGGCCGTACTTCACCGGCGGTTATATTAGTGGAAAAACGTGTATCAAGTcctactaaaataaatgaaaaagatGAAATCTTAACTGAAGCCTCTTTGACTGTAaaacatattaatattgatgaatCTCAGATACCAGATGTACCACCACTTCCTAAATCAGTCCATAAAGTCACACCAAATTCAGATTTATGTAATGATATAACCACGGAAGAAGGCCGAGCTCTTAAAAGAGTTTCTGATTCATGCAGAGATGTACAACTTGACAATTTAATAACACAGAGACTTCAGGTAAAAGATTTGGATGTGGGTCGATTAAACGTATCCGAGTTGCAGGCAACAAAAATTCTAGTGTCCGATATTGAAGGAATGACATTAAATGTAAACGAATTAGACTCCAAGTCGGGTCACATTTCAGTAAACGGAATAGAATTTTCACAATCAGTTATTGACGAAATAGTCAAAAAATTTGCTGAAATTTCAACTATCTCAGCTACGACTATACAACAGCCAGCTACACAAACGATTGAAATGGTGGAAGTAGCAAGGCCAATAAGTAGAGAAGAGGAAACTCAAACAGAATCTCCACCAGCGGAAACTAAAACTTCACCTTCGGCCGAAGTACCTTCTGAAACTATTGAAGAAATTACTGTGCCACCACAACGACCACCCCCTCCTGACTTAACTCCGCTTTTATATTCATATCTACAGGACATGTCAATCCCATCGACATCATTGCAGCAGGCTAGTTCATTCCGGGAACGACACGTAGGCGAATTTCATGAACAGCTTCCAGCGCCGCCGCCGCCACTTCGACGGTCAAAAAGGAAACCAACAGTTCCACTCAGTGAATCTAGCTCCGATGAAAACAAGCCTAGACCCTCACCGAGGCGAATGCCGCCACAGGCTAGAGCTCACGAACCTTCAATAACGGAAGCTGGGGCCCAATTTCTTCGTGTATGTCAGAATTCTATAAGTAGaacttttagaaatattttcaatacattcaTGTCCTACATAAGTGGAACAGAAGATAAAAGGGATGTTCAAATGGCAATGGTTATATTTCTCGTTTTGATTGCAGGATTGATCATGTTCGGTTTAAGTGATAGTAGAAcaatacatcatcatcactggGAATTTTTCAATCCACCGGACAATAAGCAATGAGTTTAGAGGATGATCAGGAAGTACTTAATAATTGAACAAAACAACATGAACTACTTACTTTCTGTTTGATATTAGCAATTACTTTAAAGTTTGaaagcatataaaatataataatagcaaGCATTTCTAACCAAACTTTCCAGCACTATGTATACCAtatgtctttttattttgtttttcatttaataataaaatgagttCAAAAACGTGTGTTTTACGAGCAAAGGCCCTTTTGACTCAATCgtcatgttttttattataagaaataaggTATGTACCAAAACTTAACCTTCATTTTTTggtatttcatttaatatttatagcagGATTAATTTAGATACTGTGACAAATCGaatgttatgttaaaaaaaacaaaagtcatGGCTCTATAATTACACCGGTCAATTAATTAGAGAGGAGATAGTAAGTTTCATCAAATATTAGATTTAGTATTTAAGGTAAATtatctattaaaattataaataaactaacatgCATACAAatactacttatatatatatatataagtatgatGGGTTGTCACTTAAATAAGTGATTATAGATCCTCGATTTTGCTGACAACAAAAATGCCGAAAGTTTCTTCGTTCGTCAAAACACTAATATCGTCACCTTTCACATACCGATTTCACATTAAAAcagcaattatatttaaaacttaactatgtagaattttgtacgtatttaatctttaatgtgtattttaattattcaaaccTAAAATTTATATCCTCGGGTCTCTAAAGCAttattttgtatctatttagatttaattgtataattattattattattgtcgtaGCTAGATATATACGTTGTTATTAATTGCACTGTTATCTATGTAAACGTAGTTTGTGGTATGATATTATGCATTTTGTAAATGATTGGTGTTTAAATTGAACCTACTtacttaattgaaataaaatttgttaaaaactttTCGTTTCGTTCTTGATTTAAATCCATGTACCTAACGATTAACTGATCGAACACCCTTACTTGGACGGCCTTGGTActtgtgagattttctactaACGTCTACCTATTCTACGATGTCACTCTTTTACTTCTATTCCATACAAGTAATTTGACAATTtgacgcgatcgaatagatagACAATCTATCACTAGGCACTCGGAGACATTCGCGCATGTACCATGTTCACTGGTGCCGATTCATATAATCTCTAAACAAGCACAAGTTAGTGCTGAATACTGTATACAGAACTACACTAAATGGTCTGGATTGTCTGGACGAAATGGTTTTTTCTTCGGTAAAGTATATGAAAAGGACAGCGTTTAAAACTTCCTAAATCAGTCCATAAAGTCACACCAACTTCAGATTTATGTAATGATATAACCACTGAAGAAGGCCGATCTCTTAAAAGAGTTTCTGATTCATGCAGAGATACACAACTTGACAGTTTAATAACACAGAGACTTCAGGTAAAAGTCGATTAAACGTATCCGAGTTGCAGGCAACAAAAATTCTAGTGTCCGACATTGAAGTAAATTACAAgtatgtttagtttttaagctCAATTGTTACGTTAAATATTTAGCGTGGCTGCTCAGCGAGTAAACGCAGCGAGAATTCTTGGCACCTGCACCATGCCACTGGCCCATGACCTctactgtaattattttagttaaaagtttgatggtaacattatcaataaaaaggGATAAATATCAACGTTcacaatgaaaatattattgtgtttccaattatttaattaagttaaagttcattttaaactaaaataatgtagGTCTTGAAGTATCAGTATCTTGAAGCAATGGCAACAAAgacattaaaaatagttttatcctTACGCTGACCAACTACTGAcctctaataaatattattaccatTGCACAAGCTGCTGCcactttgtttttgtctccaattgacagacgccattttggcgctgtaagtgGGACGCTGTTATCCggaactaatataataaaattttaattaccaaATACACATTAATATTAGTTCCAGAGAAACTCGTGGGACTCATTTAtcacttcaataaaaaaacaacggtGTCTACttttgacgccattttggcgctgtaagtgGGACGCTGTTATCCGGAACTAACATTTTAATTACcatatcccttgtcagaggatataatcgggggatttgatttttatctcctgcccgtgctagccctgcagagcactggcacacaagtggatattatatccaaataatatatctgtattaataaacggtggtacacttctcctattccaagttccagtgatttagcaggtgggcacgttaattatatcccttgtcaggagatataatcgggggatataatttttcctgctgagcagaatataataaatattgccCCTATTCTAACTACTGGTTACTTtacgtttttaaactataaacgGGCCGAGCTAATCTGTAGCCCACCCATCAATGATccatcattattaatattatatggatTACTTGATAGGcttccttttattttaaaacaaatccaCACGGATGACGACAAGGGCAAAAACTAGTCTACAAAATGATCATCGCCTATGATTCGTTCTATTAcactattgttttatttattctttggctGTTCAATTTTTCGTGCGAACAACGCCATCTTTTCGAAGCTAAAGTAACTAGCATACAGAGTAAATTGGGTGGCAATCTTTGTGCACGAATAACTCAACGCCGATTAACTGCTAAAGCATGCATGAGTACTTTGTCACGGATGTAAATTGGTGCTAAATTCCGTTTTCCGGATCCAAGTCTGGTATTTTACATGATTTGTCATCATAACAACAATGTTATGATGGTTAAATTTAAGACGAGTGAttactgttatattattattattactgatcATGGGCATTTACTTCTCAAATTTAGTTTgcgaactttttttaaataagcgtTTGTCATGCAAGCAATTATTGATGTTTCAAATTACAAGTTTGCatgattatgtatttatttcaaccCTCCAGCCTGCATTGTTGCTAGGATCTCAGGTATTCTCCCAGATTCAAGTACTCGGCTGCTTAGGATAGGTCACAACTGGtgttttaaatagtaattattaattattaatttcattggGCTGCCATCATGCGGTGATTTCCGGaactataatataactataatgtagATGGCGCGTTTAGCATAGAAAAAAAATCGGCCCATCAAGATCAGTGGAGCATTTTACTAAAAGACTTATTCGGCTGTAATAGAGTTCTAAATCGTATGTAAgatttgatgtgaaacatctataagCGATAGACAACCTGATTGTGTGGGGATACATGCTACATACGTAGTATTGTGTACAGTGTATACAGTATTGTTTACTACGTTACACATGTGAGGATAACCTGTGTgtctacttataaaaatatttttaccaatAAAATATGTCTGACAAAAGTGAATGTGTGCCGCCTCCTACTAAGAGAGCAAAATAACACCATGATTGTAATGCTTTTAACTTTTCAGTATGCCACATGTGACTCCTGTTGCAATCTGTtgttttatgcatataacttatacaaatcaatttcgatgtttcacatcagccaagcgtcccgtgacggctcataattattattttttggtttggtACATGTTGTCGCTCATTTAGACGCTCGAGTCGATCTGTGTTGacataatcataaataaataaataaatatcctcagtctcataatatattaaatcatttatttctctccatattcattctcttctattctcttctcgagcgggtgaagatcattatctacacccatgtaaacCCAGCAATAGAACAtcttcatagtaaataaaagctctatttgacagtttgacagttcaaaaataggactgctccgatcgtcaccaaacttaacaggattacccgccaggtcaatccggagattccctaaaagtttcattgcaatcggtccagccgttacggagcctatacgaaacatacccacaaactttcccttttatatatatttaagatatataaaaaaataaatgtcaattcgaatataaataaaaatacgtacaatattcatcagataaatttactattttttataaatatattattttaacaatgttCAAATGGACTATATATAATACACCtaattataaatgataaaatacgTCCAGGTTGTATCAGCCAAGGTACCTATCAGACCTCAGATAcaggtataatttttattctttattctttcccacagaatcaataaataaatttttttaaacttgcttTACTGCAAGCCCTAGCCCTTTTGTGCCTCTACCTGAAACGAGTAAAGACCAGTTAGGAGTAATAAAGTCTTCCGTTTGAGTTCTCGTTTCTTGTTgtttgtacttttttatttttatttgctttactgTTCTGGGTTCTAACACTTCTAAGCCTATTACGTTCTTATGTAACTGTCAAAACTAAGATCATAACCACCATCCACCGAAGGCGTTATTTTTCATACATGaatatgtaatatatgtatatacaatgTCTCCAATAAAATGTTGTATCATATAACTATACCTACGTAGTTTCATTATAGGTATCAGTTGCATAAATAGTACGTACGTTATAGTTATTGTTATGTTTAAAGTGACAGTTTAgtaatactttactttatttcgCCAGATTTCTTTATAAAGAACTatcgttatatttatttatttatttatttattcactctttatttgcgcccaaaaaatacagaagaagttATAGAGAACAAACgttacatttttaaaagataataaagtTTCCTTTTTACTTATATCTGTATAAAATCAACTGCATTATAAATCACATCAAACAGGTTTAAAGTTCAGTATTACTTTGAGGTCGTTTCAAACTGAATTGAAACAACACCGACTAACTTTTTAAGCATGGTCGTTGAAAGTTCTTTAACCCAGCGTCATGGGGGTTGGGTCTGTGAGACTCATTTGATTTTGCTTTCAATTCGGTTACTGTGCGTAAGACACTGCCGTTTATCACAGTAGCTGTAGCTGTTGAGTCTCTATAAGCGCGCGTCGGAAGGCGCCCGCACTGGTAGCAACACGTACGCAAAGTTGAAACAGGTACGTGAGACCCAGCGCCGTAGTAAGTGTAACAATTTTGCGCCATTTTGGATTAATATGATTCAAGTTATTTTCTGTGTGTTAAGGCTTTTATGTTATatagctttttatatttttgtgttgaTAGTTGAAAAATGGATCGAGAAGAGGTAGAACGACTATGAAAAAATTCTAAGAGTTTTTCTTGGGTATAAAGCTGTCAGATAAGAAGAGTGATAAAGAGaaataatgttcataaaaacatttctaaatttaagagaaaatgtgactgcaataatttaaacattagaagtaagaataaacttacagttaTTCGTTTACAGGaaatacaattctacaataaactacctattgacatcttggagatgtctcttaaaaagttcaaagtttgtattaaacgtaagctaatagaaaagtcctattatatataAAGGACCAGGACGCTATTGGAACCCActtagcttaagttttaagtttacgaatatggttatcgccatcatctcactaccatgtaactcttatgtaatgtacgcttcaaaagtgcgcacctatgggcctacttgaataaagatatttttggctttgacttttactttgaaatTCTAAAAAATGTGCCATTAAAAGATTAAAACTAaggttattaattaatattataagattatgatgattgcaattaaaaaatatacaaaatgattttttccttctatttatttacttgaatacCTAAAAAACTAAACGCGATTACAAATTATCTTCTAGGTACATCAATAAACTGGTAGAGTTCATATCTAACAAGCGGGTCTAGGAGACCCATCCTAACCGCGTCCGTACAAAACTTTTGCACCCCAATGAAGCCGGGTTAATGCTCAACTTAACTACCTACCACCGTTTAATAAGTTTGGAACAATACAAGAAATTAAAGTTAACTTTTGACGCGGCAACTCCTAATCTTAACTTTCCTCATTCAAGCTGGCAAGAAAATCGGGACCAAAAAACGGGGCTTATTTAATAACAACCTAACACAATTCTCATTctgaaacattattattttcccGTCTAAGTAGCTTCACTTCAAAAACTTCATTTTTATCGTacatacaatttaattatagtatactagcggtccctcgcgactttgtccgcgtatgagCCAATTTTAAAAGGTAGTCATAATATGTTGTCGCGAACTGTTAGATTATAAAAAGGAACAATTCCGACACACTTACTTACTACCTACTTCCGTCGTTTTGGCTTTACGTTTACCATTTatgcatcgcacgcatcggtatgtgtcaaaaaggatatttttcgctgtttttacaacatttctctgttggtcgtagcgtgatgttatattttGCTTTAAGGTAAATTAGTAACAGTAGTtccaacacaaaaaaaacctactcaaaccagcagttcctgagattagtgCGTTAAACGAACAAACTCCAAAAGCTATATATCAGAACTGAATTCATTGGCCTTTAAAAATTTTTACTCGTgatgtaattataaataaatatactatgtcaATACGCACATGTACCTATTGTCATAGTATACATACATAGTAGTATAATATCGCTAAGCTtacggatgaatattttcttgaataatacacataaatacttataacatacagataaacagcaaGACACCAAAAagcaatcatgttcatcacagaaacattgtGCAGTTAAAAATcatatgttattatttagtatCAAAATATTACAGGAGTTCCGACCCGGACCCGCC
The sequence above is a segment of the Pararge aegeria chromosome Z, ilParAegt1.1, whole genome shotgun sequence genome. Coding sequences within it:
- the LOC120636075 gene encoding uncharacterized protein LOC120636075 isoform X1, with the translated sequence MESELSPDCEKNKSPVQKKEYQWEDLRRDRNAGGYPWTHLLKVPLEGEITAEDIIRESTPRRSMSREFSKSRTHSPVDRGGQKILNLDSSPGSSRKHGEEGEDEGVHVPNFSKEISLDSDDDILKTSSLHTPNAPESYASAYLVTPAVIPKSASPKSILKRRIPEPQYIGVSETREKTKCCHPLVNKIKHLADKTLHKLEKAENEKSPLTKRKKNDKVQEIRQLKNSPGAVRRQKFSAIRLGDSDEMSKTMSIDTPPPRKKKEHIYEDIDESNNVDLEKSLHFASDLKTQYNDSIKETDSFAEKKSNASQDPSLVTDDNLSLKADDHIMEKLYKKNDINREAMLLDEEMDPDEPKVEEVFQNQKDDTRKCDDSPNITITEITNDDNTIEQSTTIPIETSPSPSPRDTERKQKKADSSDIEWSRPNSDHEYEIIEKPPPNIIYTSPSLDEKPVMVKTEDELSSTTSLERKYLQHTSDEDDHIEDDEKVNTNEEKNESLINAEALQKDIEDRFFVNTPSSASRTECEVSTSQVEDSSALENLPLKRSSRNKNSDVTENKIQQRIKEGTGKLKSQAGKLKAKLHNIRNKQFSLPERPKFKMPDRPKLSLPDRRKFSLPERPKFKKINISEKLSFGDRKKFSFPDRPKFNVGEFPKFKMPERPKISFASLGRKKEQRIDSNMSGSTSDLQNVASVEFEAKTYPRLFSRKKKPPLTKTSSSPTLNREDTPPPIFTFTRMKKSNQDELSSYIPDTSEQPREYGIVDNDANYGTETEGRKQFSTTYDFDKLDQEYVDDEQNPQNLNDNTSSTLDVSPSNQEYTHINELNNDEFFVRPRGISRENIQVREYLSDEIRQAFNIPKNVLAVMGSSEGIKNIYANEPEPEVDSELMIDDSEAMRYSTEDINERDDGYYTFPPVRPSRAKRKKKETESIKYIDDSVNASMQFSEIDLGLSEDQLDNKKLNGDAADREIDFHSSANEFDLKPTTDLQSIHEYANDDVIEYPDSLTIQSKTLPMPPKRKKKTIKKDHKHSSLNSFTVPDMWQSSKNQNEDIIVYRTEHEYIVPHSYKSAAEQSPLAPRRNRSRSSRTTSVCDDDRTSHGAESLILDTQIPVTEDMKLEASTRQESPGYATVDKSYISGKITRRSKSKTPPVRRKSNSSERKYYTVSGIKSALPNRPPRKKSSTSLMTLNSFRKDSFNGNVTQYDEIGEPQFEEVHKDLQSGEVVSKMKDRPLPPPPRPPRGPRRKKSDDIIEHYKSKSETQLQTSPRFSTDETEDVVEIEVSTQTDPLPDDIEFDLGLDDNLDVSMTSSLRDIIDEESILGKVCDKRVQPRRPSRSVSRSEKSLKLSDPKMSDYSKQNLGRTSPAVILVEKRVSSPTKINEKDEILTEASLTVKHINIDESQIPDVPPLPKSVHKVTPNSDLCNDITTEEGRALKRVSDSCRDVQLDNLITQRLQVKDLDVGRLNVSELQATKILVSDIEGMTLNVNELDSKSGHISVNGIEFSQSVIDEIVKKFAEISTISATTIQQPATQTIEMVEVARPISREEETQTESPPAETKTSPSAEVPSETIEEITVPPQRPPPPDLTPLLYSYLQDMSIPSTSLQQASSFRERHVGEFHEQLPAPPPPLRRSKRKPTVPLSESSSDENKPRPSPRRMPPQARAHEPSITEAGAQFLRVCQNSISRTFRNIFNTFMSYISGTEDKRDVQMAMVIFLVLIAGLIMFGLSDSRTIHHHHWEFFNPPDNKQ